From Alteromonas sp. RKMC-009, one genomic window encodes:
- a CDS encoding TonB-dependent receptor encodes MTQFKPNLIQMAMIATGLSLTSVPVFAQSDDTQAEDNVEVIQVSGIRGSLQRAQAIKMDSTSIVEALSAEDIGKLPDTSIAESLSRLPGLAGERRNGRTSGISVRGFNENYVGTSLNGRELLGMGDNRGVEFDLYPTEIISNILVYKTPEAGMTTQNIGGSIDLQTVKPLSAESTVTLNGTLEKNKEDAANPDFDNQGHRLSFNFVDQFLDNTLGVALTVATMESPRQEQQFRGWGYADANPDKAASGVDVPEGTLVLGGHDSFARSAMMNRDSVAAVIQWAPQDQLNIQFDALYIDFLEDDARRGVEEGGAEWGTGDYTITGVEDGLVSSGYYDGFYSVVRNDVRRQEAELKTFGLNVEYMLNNDWSITADISTGSVDKTITDVESYSGVGRTGIDGRPMTARSWEMTSTGVMYSDHPEIAPVDLTDASLITLAGPQTWGAPIVGGDAQDGFVNQPVFEESLDSFRLSTEGFVEWGIFSGLEVGMVYSDREKSKVNNGAYLTAPSYPDDAAIPEVLGVVSLDFIGINGVLAYDSIGLYDSGYYIATDAKLVDAGRLGDTYTVNEKLTTLYGKLDIDTSVDDIYIRGNVGVQVVRADQSSQGFSTSVNQDGLVEAVPVTGGTDYTDVLPTLNLSAEFAEGQFLRMGLSKVLTRPRMDDMRPNTQVTFSYNNTNILSNNVENGPWGGSSGNPELRPYEANQFDLSYENYFADTGYVALSYFFKDIKNWHRENGLLSDFTQDYIPEIHHTQDEAALAPVLFEGYKTKPQDGFEGLVRGYEIQMSLPGDLIADALSGFGVFASATFMDGHADAAGEGGETRIPGLSDENYSLTVFYENSGFEVRVAGTKRSDYLTEARGLSLALSDTTNQGGTFIDAQIGYDFSESGIESLEGLRVTLQAQNLTDEDDIQTSGTDSRQVLLYQAYGANYLLGFNYTF; translated from the coding sequence ATGACACAATTTAAACCAAATTTAATTCAAATGGCGATGATCGCCACCGGATTATCCCTTACCTCTGTACCCGTATTCGCACAATCTGATGACACTCAGGCGGAAGATAATGTAGAAGTTATTCAGGTTTCAGGGATCCGCGGAAGCCTTCAGCGTGCTCAGGCTATCAAGATGGACAGCACCTCTATCGTTGAAGCGTTGTCAGCAGAAGATATCGGTAAACTGCCTGACACCAGTATTGCAGAATCATTGTCCCGTTTGCCCGGTCTTGCGGGTGAACGTCGTAACGGACGTACCAGCGGTATTTCAGTCCGCGGTTTTAACGAGAACTATGTAGGTACATCTCTTAACGGTCGTGAACTGTTAGGTATGGGTGACAACCGTGGTGTTGAATTCGACCTTTATCCTACAGAAATCATTTCTAACATTCTGGTGTATAAAACACCTGAAGCCGGCATGACTACGCAAAACATTGGCGGTTCTATTGATTTGCAAACCGTTAAGCCGTTATCTGCAGAAAGTACTGTTACCCTCAACGGTACATTAGAAAAGAACAAGGAAGATGCCGCTAACCCTGACTTTGATAATCAGGGACACCGTTTGTCTTTTAACTTCGTTGATCAATTTCTTGATAATACGTTAGGTGTGGCGCTTACGGTTGCGACCATGGAATCTCCACGTCAGGAACAACAGTTCCGTGGCTGGGGTTATGCTGATGCGAATCCGGATAAAGCGGCCAGCGGTGTTGATGTGCCGGAAGGAACACTGGTTCTTGGCGGTCATGACTCCTTTGCCCGTTCTGCCATGATGAACCGTGATTCTGTCGCTGCTGTAATTCAATGGGCTCCGCAGGATCAATTAAATATTCAGTTCGACGCCCTGTATATCGACTTCCTCGAAGATGATGCCCGTCGCGGTGTTGAAGAAGGTGGCGCAGAGTGGGGAACCGGTGACTACACGATTACCGGCGTTGAAGATGGCCTGGTGTCTTCGGGCTATTACGATGGCTTCTACAGTGTGGTACGCAACGATGTACGCCGGCAGGAAGCTGAGCTGAAAACCTTTGGTTTAAATGTTGAGTACATGCTCAATAATGACTGGAGCATCACAGCAGATATTTCAACCGGCAGTGTCGATAAAACCATTACAGACGTAGAAAGTTACTCCGGTGTGGGCCGTACCGGTATTGACGGACGTCCCATGACAGCACGTTCGTGGGAAATGACATCCACCGGCGTAATGTATTCAGATCATCCTGAAATTGCGCCGGTTGATTTAACCGACGCCAGCCTGATCACACTGGCAGGACCGCAGACATGGGGTGCTCCCATTGTTGGTGGTGACGCCCAGGATGGCTTTGTTAACCAGCCTGTATTTGAAGAGAGCCTGGATTCCTTCCGTCTTTCTACTGAAGGTTTTGTGGAATGGGGAATTTTCTCCGGTCTGGAAGTCGGCATGGTGTATTCTGACCGTGAAAAATCTAAGGTAAATAACGGCGCTTATCTGACAGCTCCGTCTTATCCTGATGATGCAGCTATTCCTGAAGTACTTGGTGTTGTCTCCCTTGATTTCATAGGCATCAATGGTGTGCTGGCGTACGATTCTATTGGCTTGTATGACAGCGGATATTACATTGCCACAGACGCAAAACTGGTTGATGCCGGTCGTCTGGGTGATACATACACCGTGAATGAAAAACTCACCACATTGTACGGAAAACTGGATATTGATACCTCTGTAGACGATATCTACATCCGCGGTAATGTGGGTGTTCAGGTTGTGCGTGCCGATCAAAGTTCTCAGGGCTTCAGTACTTCCGTTAATCAGGATGGCCTGGTGGAAGCTGTGCCTGTTACGGGCGGGACCGATTACACCGATGTATTGCCGACTCTGAACCTCAGCGCAGAATTTGCCGAAGGCCAATTTCTGAGAATGGGATTAAGTAAAGTTCTGACCCGTCCGCGTATGGATGATATGCGTCCGAATACTCAGGTGACTTTCTCTTATAACAACACCAATATTCTTTCCAATAATGTTGAGAACGGTCCTTGGGGTGGCAGCTCCGGAAACCCTGAGTTGCGTCCTTACGAAGCAAATCAGTTCGACTTGTCCTACGAGAATTATTTTGCTGATACTGGTTACGTAGCCTTGTCTTATTTCTTTAAAGACATTAAGAACTGGCATCGCGAGAACGGATTATTGTCTGACTTTACTCAGGACTACATTCCGGAAATTCACCATACCCAGGATGAAGCCGCATTAGCTCCGGTGTTGTTCGAAGGCTATAAAACCAAGCCTCAGGACGGCTTTGAAGGTCTGGTCCGCGGTTATGAGATCCAGATGAGTCTGCCGGGTGATCTTATTGCTGATGCACTGTCCGGATTTGGTGTGTTTGCCAGTGCTACATTCATGGACGGTCATGCTGACGCCGCCGGTGAGGGTGGTGAAACACGGATCCCGGGATTATCCGATGAAAACTACAGCCTGACTGTTTTCTACGAAAACAGTGGTTTCGAAGTGCGGGTAGCCGGTACCAAACGTTCTGATTATCTTACAGAAGCCCGTGGTCTGAGTCTGGCACTGTCTGATACCACCAATCAGGGTGGTACCTTCATCGACGCGCAGATTGGCTATGACTTCAGTGAGTCTGGAATTGAATCGCTGGAAGGGCTGCGCGTCACATTACAGGCTCAAAACCTGACCGACGAAGACGATATTCAGACATCGGGAACTGACAGCCGTCAGGTCCTGCTGTATCAGGCTTACGGTGCTAACTATCTGTTAGGATTCAATTACACCTTCTAA
- a CDS encoding patatin-like phospholipase family protein, with translation MKSALVVEGGAMRGIFAAGVLDKFMEEKHYGFDFAIGVSAGATNLSTYVSGAQGLSKKIITEFATKAEFFSPLRFIKGGHMTDVHWLWHHAKTVLGIPVPGEQSAIPLYVGVTNTQTGKCEYHLATPDTVDTLMVASCAIPTAFREQPVIDGVPYVDGGVGDSIPVKHAYGMGARDITVVLSQPAGFSKPEVKNAWLLTKLYGHQPALLETMLQRPRMYNETLAFLNNPPDDCKITVIAPDAGFCVKRLTMDKRKLLLGYAQGRRMARRLLSSRKKLAA, from the coding sequence ATTAAATCAGCACTGGTAGTTGAAGGCGGGGCAATGCGGGGGATCTTTGCCGCGGGTGTGCTCGACAAATTCATGGAAGAAAAACACTACGGATTTGATTTCGCCATCGGTGTTTCTGCAGGTGCAACAAATCTTTCTACCTATGTGTCCGGTGCACAGGGTCTGAGTAAGAAAATCATTACTGAGTTCGCAACGAAAGCCGAATTTTTCAGTCCCCTTCGTTTTATAAAGGGGGGGCACATGACAGATGTCCACTGGTTATGGCATCACGCGAAAACTGTTTTAGGTATACCTGTACCGGGTGAACAAAGTGCAATTCCTCTCTACGTAGGTGTCACAAATACACAAACCGGCAAATGTGAATATCACCTGGCCACACCGGACACCGTTGACACACTGATGGTAGCATCATGTGCCATACCTACAGCGTTCAGGGAACAACCGGTTATCGATGGCGTACCTTATGTAGACGGTGGAGTAGGGGATTCAATACCGGTTAAACATGCCTACGGGATGGGAGCCAGAGACATTACCGTGGTGCTGTCACAGCCTGCGGGATTTTCCAAGCCTGAAGTGAAAAACGCCTGGTTACTGACTAAGCTCTACGGTCATCAGCCTGCTTTGCTCGAAACCATGCTTCAGCGGCCGCGCATGTATAATGAAACGCTGGCCTTTCTGAATAATCCTCCTGACGATTGTAAAATCACCGTTATTGCACCGGATGCCGGATTTTGTGTAAAACGACTCACGATGGATAAGCGTAAGCTATTACTTGGCTATGCGCAGGGAAGAAGGATGGCCAGACGGCTGTTATCCTCCCGTAAAAAGCTTGCAGCATAA
- a CDS encoding RNA methyltransferase: MSSSKLSYIGLVNPKSPVNVASVLRGAGCFNASAVYYTGERYTRAREFYADTKDVHKQIPVEAVPDLQQVIPEGAKVVVIELVEGAIPLPEYQHPANAFYIFGPEDGSVPASLVARADDVVYVPTTGCMNLAATANVVLYDRLAKSQYQHGDELIRASRDRNNQLRTGKS, from the coding sequence ATGTCATCGTCAAAACTTTCATATATCGGTCTGGTTAACCCGAAAAGTCCGGTGAATGTGGCTTCAGTGCTCCGTGGCGCGGGTTGTTTTAATGCCAGCGCTGTGTATTACACCGGTGAACGGTATACGCGGGCCAGAGAGTTCTATGCGGACACCAAAGACGTACATAAACAAATACCCGTTGAGGCTGTTCCTGATTTGCAACAGGTCATCCCCGAAGGCGCAAAAGTTGTTGTAATTGAACTGGTTGAAGGAGCAATTCCGCTACCTGAATATCAGCATCCGGCTAATGCATTTTATATATTCGGGCCCGAGGACGGTTCCGTGCCTGCCAGTCTGGTTGCGCGGGCCGATGATGTTGTTTATGTGCCAACGACAGGTTGTATGAATCTGGCTGCGACAGCGAATGTCGTGCTTTACGACCGGCTTGCAAAAAGTCAGTATCAGCATGGTGACGAGCTAATAAGAGCTTCGCGGGACCGTAATAACCAGTTACGGACTGGGAAATCCTGA
- a CDS encoding PEP-CTERM/exosortase system-associated acyltransferase produces the protein MVKPLVRRQMNKAIDAAANHFFEHFTLVVANEEKDQRACFRTRHQVYCEEMGFEEVRQTKMEFDEFDEYAISCYIQHKATGDCAGTIRVVMPQHSGQVLPIEQNCADAIRMDENSPSRLPRHSVCEISRLAIPKRFRRRETDTNLSPVTGKSLDKGFKRTKPDRNFPYLTLALYFFAATICVLRDVENVYVMMEPKLARSLRMLGIEFNQLGQVIEYHGKRAAYRLSPEEFFHQISPSLHRFYRKIMKELEDVPNFGSIHKPVPSTLTGKGQKTRAA, from the coding sequence ATGGTGAAGCCTCTTGTCAGGCGCCAGATGAACAAAGCCATAGATGCAGCCGCCAATCACTTCTTTGAGCACTTTACCCTTGTTGTGGCAAATGAAGAAAAAGATCAGAGAGCCTGTTTTCGTACACGCCATCAGGTGTACTGCGAGGAAATGGGGTTTGAGGAAGTGCGTCAAACCAAAATGGAGTTTGACGAATTCGATGAATATGCGATCAGCTGTTATATACAGCACAAGGCCACCGGAGATTGCGCTGGTACTATCCGCGTGGTTATGCCTCAGCACAGTGGACAGGTACTGCCGATAGAGCAAAATTGTGCAGATGCCATCCGGATGGATGAGAACAGTCCGTCCCGCTTGCCTCGCCACTCGGTGTGCGAAATTTCCCGCCTGGCGATTCCAAAACGCTTTCGCCGTCGCGAAACAGATACAAATCTTTCTCCGGTGACGGGTAAGTCACTCGACAAAGGTTTCAAAAGAACCAAACCCGATCGAAATTTCCCTTATCTCACACTGGCACTGTATTTCTTTGCTGCAACAATTTGTGTGCTGAGGGATGTAGAAAATGTATACGTTATGATGGAGCCGAAACTGGCCAGAAGTCTGCGTATGCTGGGCATCGAATTCAATCAGCTTGGTCAGGTTATTGAATATCATGGTAAGCGTGCAGCGTACCGCTTATCTCCGGAAGAGTTTTTCCATCAAATCTCACCGTCGCTGCATCGTTTCTACCGAAAAATTATGAAAGAGCTGGAAGATGTACCGAACTTTGGTTCAATCCACAAACCAGTACCTTCCACATTGACAGGAAAAGGGCAAAAAACACGCGCTGCTTAA
- a CDS encoding alpha-amylase family protein, with translation MTTTRLKSNDTAADTAEKLVIYQVFTRLFGNTNTTNKPWGTIEENGAGKFSDFSEKALDEISALGANWIWYTGVPHHASVTDYSAYGIAGDDPDVVKGRAGSPYAVRDYYNVDPDLANDPASRLEEFEALISRTHAAGLKVMIDIVPNHVARQYYSVVRPQSSFGARDDTSVTYSKNNNFYYIPGEPFEVPDFTPATKPLGGASHPLADGHFDESPARWTGNGSRNAKPDVNDWYETVKINYGVTPSGDHEFPDVPEELRFAPAQAHYQYWSDKVVPDSWVKFKDITQYWLDKGVDGFRYDMAEMVPVAFWSYLNSHIKHTSADAVLLAEVYQPALYRDYLQLGKMDYLYDKVDFYDSLKDVMQNNGDVAKLADIQEQYGDIRRHLLHFLENHDEQRIASPEFAGNAESGKPALVVSALISESPVLIYFGQENGEDGSEVAGFGQPSRTSIFDYIGVPAHQRWMNNGKFDGGQSTGAEQALRDYYKTVLNIAASTPAVISGNYQSLHQSLKVNGQLSDAKVFAFARWNNDDILISVSNFYSEKEVLAELDLSELPAEFSDLRELEDKLTGARVKSEVKDGKRSISFKLTPNQSVILTM, from the coding sequence ATGACAACAACCCGGTTAAAGTCCAACGATACCGCAGCAGATACCGCTGAAAAGCTGGTAATCTATCAGGTGTTCACCCGATTGTTCGGTAACACCAATACGACCAACAAGCCCTGGGGAACCATCGAAGAAAACGGGGCGGGCAAATTCAGTGATTTTTCGGAAAAGGCGCTGGATGAAATCAGCGCGTTGGGCGCAAACTGGATATGGTATACCGGTGTTCCTCATCACGCGTCTGTGACAGATTATTCTGCTTACGGCATTGCAGGGGACGATCCTGATGTGGTCAAAGGAAGAGCCGGTTCGCCTTACGCAGTGCGGGATTATTACAATGTGGACCCGGATCTTGCAAATGATCCGGCCAGCCGGCTTGAGGAGTTTGAAGCACTGATCTCCCGTACTCACGCAGCCGGCCTCAAGGTTATGATTGACATTGTGCCTAACCATGTTGCCAGACAGTACTATTCAGTAGTGAGACCACAGAGCAGCTTTGGCGCCCGTGACGACACATCGGTCACCTACAGTAAAAACAATAATTTTTACTATATCCCGGGAGAACCTTTTGAGGTCCCGGATTTCACCCCCGCAACAAAACCGTTAGGTGGTGCATCACATCCTCTGGCAGACGGTCATTTTGATGAATCACCGGCCCGATGGACAGGTAATGGTTCCCGCAATGCTAAACCTGATGTCAACGACTGGTATGAAACCGTTAAAATTAACTACGGTGTTACGCCGTCGGGTGACCATGAATTCCCTGATGTACCGGAAGAGCTGCGTTTTGCGCCGGCTCAGGCTCACTATCAGTACTGGTCTGATAAAGTTGTACCGGATTCGTGGGTAAAGTTTAAAGATATCACACAGTACTGGCTGGATAAGGGCGTAGACGGGTTTCGCTATGACATGGCTGAAATGGTGCCGGTTGCGTTCTGGTCATATTTGAACAGTCACATTAAGCACACTTCCGCGGATGCGGTATTGCTTGCTGAAGTCTATCAGCCTGCGCTTTACCGTGACTATTTGCAGTTGGGAAAAATGGACTATCTGTATGACAAGGTGGATTTTTACGACTCACTTAAAGATGTTATGCAGAATAACGGCGATGTCGCAAAACTGGCTGATATTCAGGAACAATACGGAGATATCCGTCGGCATCTTCTTCATTTTCTTGAAAACCATGATGAACAACGAATAGCCAGTCCTGAGTTTGCCGGAAATGCTGAGTCAGGCAAGCCTGCTCTGGTTGTGTCTGCGCTTATCAGTGAGTCTCCGGTTTTGATTTACTTTGGTCAGGAAAATGGCGAAGACGGTAGTGAAGTCGCGGGATTCGGCCAGCCGTCCAGGACGTCTATTTTTGATTACATCGGGGTGCCGGCTCACCAGCGTTGGATGAATAACGGTAAATTTGATGGTGGACAATCAACCGGAGCAGAGCAGGCACTGCGCGATTATTATAAAACCGTACTGAATATCGCCGCTTCAACCCCGGCAGTGATATCCGGTAACTACCAGTCTTTACATCAGTCGTTAAAGGTAAACGGCCAGCTTTCTGATGCAAAGGTATTTGCTTTCGCGCGCTGGAACAATGATGACATTTTGATAAGTGTCAGTAATTTTTACAGTGAAAAAGAGGTGCTGGCAGAACTGGATTTGTCTGAATTACCCGCAGAATTTTCTGACTTAAGGGAGTTAGAGGATAAGTTGACCGGGGCCAGAGTGAAATCTGAAGTTAAAGACGGCAAACGAAGCATATCCTTTAAATTAACGCCGAATCAATCGGTTATATTGACCATGTAA
- a CDS encoding tryptophan halogenase family protein, with translation MSAPHRIVIAGGGTAGWIATCLMAHHWRDKPVSITLVESADIATVGVGEGSTPTLKRFFSDLNIAESDWMPACNATYKVNIRFKGWSPQNGPDSYSHPFISQPDAFTERPFHVNCHNRRLGLDVNVTPEQFLLNGWLAGAGKAPVAPTSFPFRIEYGYHFDSALLGRYLKRHAVSLGVNHIEGKIDDVITSLSGHITSLKLQSGEIVDGDFFIDCTGFRSLLLQQTLDIRFNPFSENLFNDRAAVLATPAQARLPVETTSTALSNGWAWSIPLSSRTGNGYVFSSAHLSDDKAEAELRRHLSVQDNEGDVRFLSMRVGQVEKHWHKNCLALGLAQGFIEPLEATALHLVQLSVEFFIEDYEQGNFSPALQDKFNKDVTERFSGVRDYIVAHYKLNTRDDSAYWRENRNNMALSESLLQLLDVWYRKGDFPAEIQRQNIQSHFGITSWHCLLAGYGIFPPLAKQQPGRGDLYKDNDTEAFFKGCLLNFPDHSAYLKDVANSFPAVKSSLY, from the coding sequence ATGTCAGCGCCTCATCGTATTGTTATCGCCGGAGGCGGCACCGCCGGCTGGATTGCTACCTGCCTCATGGCGCACCACTGGCGTGATAAGCCGGTGAGCATTACGCTGGTGGAATCGGCTGATATTGCCACCGTGGGCGTGGGAGAAGGTTCAACCCCTACACTGAAACGCTTTTTCAGTGACCTTAACATTGCAGAAAGTGACTGGATGCCAGCCTGCAACGCCACGTATAAGGTGAATATCCGGTTTAAAGGCTGGAGTCCCCAAAACGGGCCTGACAGTTACAGTCATCCGTTCATCTCACAACCGGATGCATTCACTGAGCGCCCCTTTCATGTGAACTGCCACAACCGCCGGCTGGGCCTGGACGTGAACGTTACCCCTGAACAATTTCTGCTGAACGGGTGGCTGGCCGGGGCAGGAAAAGCCCCGGTGGCGCCAACCTCGTTCCCGTTTCGTATCGAATATGGTTACCATTTTGATTCCGCCTTGCTGGGCCGGTATCTGAAACGCCATGCCGTCAGCCTGGGTGTAAATCACATTGAAGGGAAAATTGACGATGTCATTACCAGTCTTTCAGGCCATATTACATCGCTGAAATTGCAATCCGGCGAGATAGTTGACGGTGATTTTTTCATCGACTGTACGGGCTTCCGTTCTTTGTTGTTACAACAGACACTGGATATCCGCTTTAATCCGTTCAGTGAAAACCTGTTTAACGACAGGGCCGCGGTACTGGCAACACCGGCGCAGGCGCGTCTGCCGGTGGAAACAACGTCTACAGCGCTCAGCAACGGCTGGGCGTGGTCTATCCCTTTAAGTAGCCGTACCGGAAACGGTTATGTCTTTTCTTCAGCTCATCTATCAGACGATAAAGCTGAGGCTGAACTTCGCCGTCATCTTTCCGTGCAGGACAACGAAGGTGACGTGCGGTTCCTGTCTATGCGTGTTGGCCAGGTTGAAAAGCACTGGCACAAGAATTGTCTGGCGCTGGGGCTGGCGCAGGGTTTTATTGAACCCCTTGAAGCCACAGCGCTGCATCTGGTGCAACTGTCCGTTGAATTTTTCATAGAAGATTATGAACAGGGTAACTTCAGTCCCGCTTTACAGGACAAGTTTAATAAAGACGTCACTGAAAGGTTTTCAGGAGTAAGGGATTACATCGTCGCCCATTACAAACTCAATACCCGCGACGACTCGGCATACTGGCGGGAAAACCGTAATAATATGGCTTTGTCTGAATCCCTGTTGCAACTGCTTGATGTCTGGTACCGGAAAGGCGATTTCCCGGCAGAAATTCAACGGCAGAACATTCAGTCTCACTTTGGCATTACATCATGGCACTGCCTGCTCGCCGGATATGGCATCTTTCCTCCGCTGGCTAAACAGCAGCCCGGACGGGGTGATCTCTACAAGGACAATGACACTGAGGCATTTTTTAAAGGCTGTCTGTTAAATTTCCCCGATCACAGTGCGTATCTTAAAGACGTTGCAAACAGCTTTCCGGCAGTTAAAAGCTCACTGTACTAA
- a CDS encoding tryptophan halogenase family protein: protein MTSGVRKLVIAGGGTAGWMAAALFKKVLADNIKVELIESEDIGIIGVGEATIPPIQTFNQYLGLDEKAFLKETHASIKLAIRFENWKQEGSSYYHTFGAPGATLGFVGFQHYWLRAAQNGLTQSLWDFDLNYLACLEGKFNKIQTDNPVYQLPYAYHFDATLYGQFLRRMAENAGVKRTEGTIEHVKQNATTGFVEALQLKSGQQIAGDLFLDCTGMRGLLLQKTLGTEYEDWSHWLCADRAWAVPSQRHEHTAPFTRSIARSTGWQWRIPLTHRNGNGLVYSSKYMDDDKARELLMTNLDTPALDEPRKISFRTGRTVKQWSKNVIGIGLSSGFLEPLESTSIHLIQSGLVRLLKMFPHKEINPSMETMYNAESKEEFETIRDFIILHYVVNERDDSEFWRDMQNMSIPARLEQKINAFKDTATIFNEQNDIFRDASWLQVMAGQGIMPRDHHPAANTQTVPQLLDVMGKVLQAKQQPLTQMLPHDEFLKRFTQ, encoded by the coding sequence ATGACCTCAGGTGTGCGCAAATTAGTCATTGCCGGCGGAGGCACCGCAGGCTGGATGGCAGCCGCTCTGTTTAAGAAAGTCCTCGCAGACAACATCAAAGTAGAGCTGATTGAATCAGAAGATATTGGCATCATCGGTGTCGGTGAAGCAACCATTCCCCCTATTCAAACCTTTAATCAATATCTTGGTCTGGATGAAAAAGCCTTTCTTAAAGAAACCCACGCCAGCATAAAGCTGGCTATCCGCTTTGAAAACTGGAAGCAGGAAGGCAGCAGCTATTACCACACATTCGGTGCACCTGGCGCCACACTGGGCTTTGTCGGCTTCCAGCATTACTGGTTACGGGCAGCACAAAACGGGCTGACACAGTCATTGTGGGACTTCGATCTGAATTACCTGGCTTGTCTGGAAGGAAAATTTAATAAAATTCAGACTGATAATCCGGTGTATCAATTGCCTTATGCTTATCATTTCGATGCCACCCTGTATGGTCAGTTCTTAAGACGCATGGCAGAAAACGCCGGCGTAAAACGCACAGAAGGCACGATTGAACATGTGAAGCAGAATGCAACCACGGGCTTTGTGGAAGCACTGCAGTTAAAAAGTGGTCAGCAGATTGCCGGCGATTTATTTCTGGATTGCACCGGCATGCGCGGCCTGCTTTTACAAAAGACGCTGGGTACAGAATACGAGGACTGGTCTCACTGGTTATGTGCAGACCGGGCGTGGGCAGTGCCGTCACAGAGGCATGAGCATACCGCTCCGTTCACCCGCAGCATAGCACGTTCAACGGGCTGGCAGTGGCGAATCCCCCTCACCCATCGTAACGGTAATGGCCTGGTGTACAGTTCAAAATATATGGACGATGACAAAGCCAGGGAGTTGTTGATGACAAACCTGGATACGCCGGCACTGGATGAACCGCGTAAAATCAGTTTCCGCACTGGCCGGACCGTAAAGCAATGGTCAAAGAATGTGATCGGGATCGGTTTGTCCAGCGGGTTCCTTGAGCCTCTGGAATCGACCAGCATTCATCTTATCCAAAGCGGTCTGGTGAGGTTACTGAAGATGTTTCCGCATAAGGAAATTAATCCTTCGATGGAGACCATGTATAACGCGGAATCGAAGGAAGAATTTGAAACCATCCGCGACTTTATCATTTTGCACTATGTGGTAAATGAACGTGATGACTCTGAATTCTGGCGGGATATGCAAAACATGTCCATTCCGGCAAGACTAGAGCAGAAAATCAACGCGTTTAAAGATACCGCCACTATCTTTAACGAACAGAACGATATCTTCCGTGATGCTTCCTGGCTTCAGGTTATGGCAGGCCAGGGGATCATGCCACGGGATCATCATCCGGCAGCCAATACACAAACCGTCCCCCAATTACTCGATGTCATGGGAAAAGTATTACAGGCAAAACAGCAGCCTCTTACACAGATGCTTCCCCATGATGAATTTCTCAAACGGTTTACTCAATAA